CTCGTCAATTTGATCTGGGTAAGAAGCTCCACGCCAAGCTTTCCGCCTCGGGGCTTGTCCTCGACTCGGTCGTGCTCAACTCGCTCATCACCTTGTATTCCAAATGCGGTGATTGGGTCATGGCCAGCGCCATCTTCCAAGGCATGGGTGACCGTAGAGACTTGGTTTCCTGGAGCGCGATGATTTCGTGCTTTGCGCATAATGGTATGGAAATGCGAGCAGTAGCTGCATTCTGGGATATGGTTGAATGTAGGGAGTACCCAAATCAATTTTGCTTCTCTGCCGTGATTCAGGCGTGTTCGAACGCCGAAAATGCTTGGATTGGGAAGGTGATGTTTGGGTTTGTGATAAAGAGCGGTTACTTTGAGTCTGATGTGTGCGTTGGTTGTGCTTTGATAGATTTGTTTGCGAAGGGTAGCGGTAAACTAAACTGTGCAAGGGAAGTGTTTGATAGAATGCCTGAGAAAAACTCAGTTGCTTGGACTTTGATGATAACTAGATATTCTCAGCTGGGTCGACCGAGAGATGCAATTAAGTTGTTTGTGGACATGGTAGCGAGTGGCTATGTGCCTGACCGGTTTACTTTTAGCAGTGTCGTTTCTACTTGTGCGGAGTTAGAGCTGCTCTCGCTTGGGCAGCAATTGCATTCTCAAGTTGTCAAGTACGGACTGGCTTTGGATGTTTGTGTTGGCTGTAGTTTGGTGGACATGTATGCAAAGTGTGCTGCAGACGGGTCCATGGTTCACTCGAGGAAGGTTTTTGATTTGTTGCCAAAACGTAATGTTATGTCTTGGACTGCATTTATTACAGGGTACGTGCagagtggatggaatgataAGGAAGCCATTGACCTTTATTGTGGGATGGTTGAGGATCAAGTTTTACCCAATCATTTCACATTTTCCAGCCTTCTCAAGGCATGTGCTAATCTCTCCGACCCAGCTGCAGGTGAACAGATTTATGCCCATGCAGTGAAACTTGGTCTTGCATCAGTTAATTGTGTGGGAAATTCTCTTATTAGCCTGTATTCTCGTACTGGTAGGATGGAGGATGCCCGGAAAGCTTTTGATATTCTAGTAGATAAGAATTTGGTTTCTTACAACACAATTTTCAATGAGTATGCCAAGGGTCTGGATTCTAATGAAGCCTTGGAACTCTTTAATCGAGTTGAGGATATTGGTGTTGGAGCTGATGCTTTCACGTTTGCTAGTCTCTTGAGTGGAGCTGCAAGCATAGGTGCAGCAGAAAAGGGTGAACAAATCCATGCTCGGTTACTAAAAATGGGGTTGGGGTCAAACCAATGCATATCTAATGCTTTGATATCTATGTATTCTAGATGTGGAAACATTGAAGCTGCATCTCAAGTTTTTGCCAAAATGGAAGATCGGAATGTGATATCATGGACATCTATCATTACAGGTTTAGCAAAACATGGTTTTGCGGCATTGGGATTGGAAATTTTCCAAGAAATGCTTGTAGCGGGTATAAAACCAAACGAGGTCACCTATGTTGCTGTTCTATCAGCTTGTAGCCATGTGGGTATGATCAATGAGGGGTGGATGCACTTCCACTCAATGTACAAAAAACA
This genomic stretch from Diospyros lotus cultivar Yz01 chromosome 1, ASM1463336v1, whole genome shotgun sequence harbors:
- the LOC127802807 gene encoding pentatricopeptide repeat-containing protein At3g49170, chloroplastic-like, which encodes MINLSLPSPAKVVPPSFQSPRRSTSSSSNQSLKIADFEPFKDRLIRLANVGRLHQAMSTIDLMAQRGLAPDLLAYSVLLKSCIRTRQFDLGKKLHAKLSASGLVLDSVVLNSLITLYSKCGDWVMASAIFQGMGDRRDLVSWSAMISCFAHNGMEMRAVAAFWDMVECREYPNQFCFSAVIQACSNAENAWIGKVMFGFVIKSGYFESDVCVGCALIDLFAKGSGKLNCAREVFDRMPEKNSVAWTLMITRYSQLGRPRDAIKLFVDMVASGYVPDRFTFSSVVSTCAELELLSLGQQLHSQVVKYGLALDVCVGCSLVDMYAKCAADGSMVHSRKVFDLLPKRNVMSWTAFITGYVQSGWNDKEAIDLYCGMVEDQVLPNHFTFSSLLKACANLSDPAAGEQIYAHAVKLGLASVNCVGNSLISLYSRTGRMEDARKAFDILVDKNLVSYNTIFNEYAKGLDSNEALELFNRVEDIGVGADAFTFASLLSGAASIGAAEKGEQIHARLLKMGLGSNQCISNALISMYSRCGNIEAASQVFAKMEDRNVISWTSIITGLAKHGFAALGLEIFQEMLVAGIKPNEVTYVAVLSACSHVGMINEGWMHFHSMYKKHRISPRMEHYACMADLLGRSGYLEEAIKFINSMPCTADALVWRTLLSACHVHGATELGKHAAEMIIRQEPNDPAAHILLSNLYASAGQWDDVVKIRKNMKERNLVKEAGCSWIEAENMVHTFHVGDTSHPRAREIYEELDQLAIKIKKMGYVPNTNFVLHDIEEEQKEKYLFQHSEKIAVAFGLISTSKPKPIRVFKNLRVCGDCHNAMKYISMARGREIVLRDSNRFHHFKDGACSCNDYW